The Pelmatolapia mariae isolate MD_Pm_ZW linkage group LG10_11, Pm_UMD_F_2, whole genome shotgun sequence genome includes a region encoding these proteins:
- the LOC134635406 gene encoding fibrous sheath CABYR-binding protein-like produces MPYRDRMIPPDMDPAVSEERLRREVSDKVYRLCELWWEKEGLRRAVEKRLQETLFKFPWLVDSLNSVVLDFLLATLHLHSPPQAAHRLGQLVDSQPDTPAPTSTRNRRSRRRRSSPQPNPRTSQEPAVVSSTDNFPFPSPSVFVSAVDEPSAQVTSPRSVVSTPLAASPSAAVGPPSSHLPAATTPPSSSPAATSPPGPALPEQELSVPEELALPEQELSMPEQELREREKPAPLAAEPCEPEQLSEPEPPEQELSEPEQLSEPEPPEQELSEPEQPSEPEPPEQQLSEPPADEPPAEEQEQLSEPPAGEPPAEEQEQLSEPPAEEQEPELSEPEEPAPLPEELSEPEEPLSEPEEPAPLPEELSVPEKPAPLPEELSVPEEPAPLPEELSVPEKPAPLPEELSEPELELGVRKEQEEPEHEQLGEWEIGEREELSEPVKPKLPPEELGGPEGSAQPGLERALYAIDVQRVHVSDQRFIGYGPPLAVAHRSNAAAVTGPGASRRNRFAAATGPVAGHRSCRSAATGSVAGPQNRFAAAAGPMAVRRSCNVAAIGLEVGLLNSFVVLMGRLRLFCGVFLFFLHRCGMRGLTLGL; encoded by the exons ATGCCATACCGTGACAGAATGATCCCGCCAGACATGGACCCAGCGGTCTCTGAGGAGAGGCTCAGGAGGGAGGTATCGGACAAAGTTTACAGACTCTGTGAGTTATGGTGGGAGAAGGAGGGGTTGCGTCGCGCCGTGGAGAAGCGGCTGCAGGAGACGCTGTTTAAATTCCCCTGGCTGGTGGACtccctaaattcagtagtcctgGACTTCTTGCTCGCAACCCTCCACCTCCACTCTCCTCCTCAGGCTGCTCACCGGCTCGGACAGCTGGTGGATTCGCAGCCTGACACGCCGGCCCCGACGTCTACACGGAATCGACGTTCGCGCCGTCGGCGTTCCTCACCGCAGCCTAATCCACGGACATCTCAagagccggctgtggtgagtagTACGGACAACTTTCCATTTCCCTCACCAtcagtgtttgtgtctgcagtggATGAGCCGTCAGCGCAGGTAACATCGCCTCGGTCAGTGGTCTCCACACCACTCGCTGCTTCACCATCTGCAGCTGTAGGACCGCCGTCGTCTCATCTGCCTGCAGCCACCACTCCGCCATCTTCTTCACCGGCTGCTACGTCGCCACCCGGACCTGCGCTGCCCGAGCAGGAGCTCAGCGTGCCAGAGGAGCTCGCGCTGCCCGAGCAGGAGCTCAGCATGCCGGAGCAGGAACTCAGAGAGCGGGAGAAGCCCGCGCCGCTGGCTGCGGAGCCCTGCGAgccggagcagctcagcgagccggagccgcccgagcaggagctcagcgagccggagcagctcagcgagccggagccgcccgagcaggagctcagcgagccggagcagCCCAGCGAGCCGGAGCCGCCCGagcagcagctcagcgagccgccagctgacgagccgccagctgaggagcaggagcagctcagcgagccgccgGCTGGGGAGCCGCCAgctgaggagcaggagcagctcagcgagccgccagctgaggagcaggagccggagctcagcgagccggaggagccagcgccgctgccggaggagctcagcgagccggaggagcca ctcagcgagccggaggagccagcgccgctgccggaggagctcagcgtgCCGGAGAagccagcgccgctgccggaggagctcagcgtgccggaggagccagcgccgctgccggaggagctcagcgtgCCGGAGAagccagcgccgctgccggaggagctcagcgagcccgaGCTGGAGCTCGGCGTGCGGAAGGAGCAAGAGGAGCCGGAGCATGAGCAGCTCGGCGAGTGGGAGatcggcgagcgggaggagctcagcgagcctgTCAAGCCCAAGCTGCCACCGGAGGAGCTCGGAGGTCCGGAGGGATCCGCTCAACCGGGACTGGAG CGCGCCCTCTACGCCATCGACGTCCAGCGCGTCCACGTCAGCGACCAGCGCTTCATAGGCTACGGGCCACCCCTCGCTGTTGCTCATCGGAGCAACGCCGCCGCCGTCACTGGACCCGGGGCAAGCCGCCGGAACCGTTTTGCCGCTGCTACCGGACCTGTGGCAGGCCACCGGAGCTGCAGATCCGCCGCCACTGGATCAGTGGCAGGCCCCCAGAACcgttttgctgctgctgccggaCCCATGGCCGTCCGCCGGAGCTGCAACGTTGCCGCCATTGGACTCGAGGTAGGCCTCCTGAACTCTTTTGTTGTACTGATGGGCCGCCTGAGACTGTTTTGtggcgtttttcttttttttttgcaccgcTGCGGGATGCGCGGTCTGACTTTGGGACTGTGA